The Drosophila nasuta strain 15112-1781.00 chromosome 2L, ASM2355853v1, whole genome shotgun sequence genome window below encodes:
- the LOC132788053 gene encoding large ribosomal subunit protein eL21, translating into MTNSKGYRRGTRDMFSRPFRKHGVIPLSTYMRVFKNGDIVDIKGHGAVQKGMPYKAYHGKTGRIFNVTQHAVGVIVNKRVRGKILAKRINVRIEHVHHSKCREDFLRRVKENERLLKDAKAQGKWVNLKRQPEQPKKSHFVKKLEEPIALAPIPYEFVA; encoded by the coding sequence ATGACCAACTCAAAGGGTTATCGTCGCGGCACCCGAGACATGTTCTCGCGCCCCTTCCGCAAGCATGGTGTCATCCCACTGTCCACATATATGCGCGTCTTCAAGAACGGCGATATTGTTGACATCAAGGGACACGGTGCCGTCCAGAAGGGTATGCCCTACAAGGCATATCACGGCAAGACTGGCCGCATCTTCAATGTCACACAGCATGCCGTTGGTGTCATTGTAAACAAACGTGTGCGCGGCAAGATCCTAGCCAAGCGCATCAACGTGCGCATCGAGCATGTGCATCACTCCAAGTGCCGTGAGGATTTCCTGCGTCGTGTCAAGGAGAACGAGCGTCTGCTCAAGGATGCTAAGGCCCAGGGTAAATGGGTGAACCTCAAGCGTCAACCAGAGCAGCCAAAGAAGTCGCATTTCGTCAAGAAACTGGAGGAACCCATCGCTTTGGCGCCAATTCCATACGAGTTCGTTGCTTAA
- the LOC132788009 gene encoding uncharacterized protein LOC132788009, with protein sequence MSSTDVSRLLGLAQKFNNFYLTGVPKGDIRPFLVGGQQVGLIKSDVYKQLLKYPEVFCIRDCEYTKQGLVELNPAFRDYNERTARLEKVLRDLRSEGLFSALAGWRDECFEVKSEHKALLKMERAATPLFGVRKYGVDINGYVKHPQHGLCIWLQQRSNTKETWPGKWDNMVGGGLSVGYGIMETAIKEAAEEASIPCDLVKNLVSAGCVSFFFESDQGLFPNTEYVFDLELPVDFVPHNADGEVQAFELLPANECVERVFTPDFKTTSAPVVIDFLIRHGYITAENELNFTQIVELLHVPLQSLYTYKTRLEQKLQQQNASSLPPINTDDNNCNCSTSSLPKRPLENGHNKKESA encoded by the exons ATGTCGTCAACCGATGTGTCGCGTCTGCTGGGACTAGCGcaaaagtttaataatttctatttgaCAG GCGTTCCTAAGGGCGACATACGTCCATTTCTGGTTGGCGGACAGCAAGTTGGCCTCATTAAATCGGATGTCTATAAGCAGCTGCTCAAGTATCCTGAAGTGTTCTGCATACGTGACTGTGAATACACCAAGCAG GGACTCGTTGAATTGAATCCGGCATTCCGTGACTATAATGAACGCACCGCACGATTGGAGAAAGTATTACGTGATCTGCGCAGCGAGGGATTATTCTCTGCCCTGGCGGGCTGGCGGGACGAATGCTTCGAGGTGAAGTCCGAGCACAAGGCCTTGCTGAAGATGGAGCGTGCTGCGACGCCACTGTTTGGTGTACGAAAGTATGGTGTGGACATCAATGGCTATGTAAAGCATCCGCAGCACGGTCTGTGCATTTGGCTGCAGCAACGCTCCAATACCAAAGAGACCTGGCCTGGTAAATGGGATAATATGGTGGGCGGTGGTCTCTCGGTGGGCTACGGCATCATGGAGACGGCCATTAAGGAGGCTGCCGAGGAAGCATCCATTCCATGTGATCTCGTGAAGAATCTGGTTTCTGCCGGCTGTGTTTCGTTCTTCTTTGAGAGCGATCAGGGTCTGTTTCCCAACACCGAGTATGTGTTTGATTTGGAGCTACCGGTGGACTTTGTGCCCCACAACGCTGATGGCGAGGTGCAGGCATTTGAACTGCTTCCGGCCAACGAGTGTGTGGAGCGTGTCTTTACACCTGATTTTAAGACGACATCGGCGCCTGTGGTTATTGATTTCTTAATACGACATGGTTATATTACAGCAGAGAATG AGCTAAACTTTACGCAGATTGTGGAGCTATTGCATGTGCCATTGCAGTCGTTGTACACGTACAAAACGCGACTGGAACagaagctgcagcaacaaaacgCATCATCACTGCCCCCCATCAATACTGAcgacaacaattgcaattgttcgACGAGTAGCTTGCCAAAAAGACCGCTGGAAAATGGGCACAACAAGAAGGAGTCAGCTTAA
- the LOC132788045 gene encoding mitochondrial import inner membrane translocase subunit Tim23, translating to MSDDYLRKPFSLAPAPAVDDPQSSASANYTPATSTFSSAPVSPYLNYDSRFLRQAQPEFIFPEGANKQRGRFELAFSQIGTSVMIGGGIGGLAGVYNGFKVTNALNQTGKLRRTQLINHVMKQGSGTANTLGTLAVLYSACGVLLQYVRDQDDNINTVIAGTATGLLYKSTAGLRKCALGGAIGLGISSLYCLYLLSQESNNNTNSSPKFL from the exons ATGAGCGACGATTACTTAAGGAAACCATTTTCACTAGCGCCCGCACCAGCCG TCGATGATCCACAATCTTCAGCATCAGCAAACTACACACCAGCCACAAGCACATTCAGCAGTGCTCCAGTCTCGCCGTACCTCAACTATGATTCACGATTCTTGCGGCAAGCGCAGCCCGAGTTCATATTCCCCGAGGGAGCTAACAAGCAGCGAGGCCGTTTTGAGTTGGCCTTTTCTCAGATAGGCACATCTGTAATGATTGGCGGTGGCATTGGTGGACTGGCGGGCGTCTACAATGGCTTTAAAGTTACAAACGCGCTAAATCAGACGGGGAAGCTGCGACGCACGCA GTTGATCAATCACGTTATGAAACAGGGTTCAGGTACGGCAAATACCTTGGGAACGTTAGCTGTGCTTTACTCGGCGTGTGGAGTGTTGCTGCAGTATGTGCGTGATCAGGATGACAACATAAATACTGTAATAGCTGGTACTGCTACTGGACTGTTATACAAATCAACAG CTGGCCTGCGAAAGTGTGCCCTGGGCGGCGCTATTGGTTTGGGCATCTCGTCGCTCTATTGCTTATATCTGCTGTCAcaagagagcaacaacaacacaaactcAAGTCCTAAATTCCTGTAG
- the LOC132787935 gene encoding thyrostimulin beta-5 subunit isoform X2, translated as MMALHGLPSFLLIIWLMQAISAQMLQDLQPLSSGPTIAPLGCHRRLYTYRVTQSDFQGRECWDNVSVWSCWGRCDSSEISDWKFPYKRSFHPVCVHAQRQPSVAILKNCHPDATDSIRKYKYMEAVNCHCHTCSTEDTSCEAPTNNVLDEEKNVKILTLTGVNSETVDY; from the exons ATGATGGCACTGCA CGGCCTGCCTTCATTCTTGCTTATAATCTGGCTTATGCAAGCCATCAGCGCCCAAATGTTGCAGGATCTGCAGCCTTTGTCCAGTGGCCCAACAATTGCGCCACTTGGTTGCCATCGTCGCCTGTACACTTATCGGGTAACTCAATCTGATTTCCAGGGCCGCGAGTGCTGGGACAATGTCAGCGTGTGGAGCTGTTGGGGTCGCTGTGACTCCAGCGAAATCTCCGACTGGAAATTCCCGTATAAGCGGTCTTTCCATCCCGTTTGTGTGCACGCACAACGTCAACCCTCTGTGGCCATTCTGAAGAACTGTCATCCGGATGCGACTGATAGCATACGCAAGTACAAGTACATGGAGGCCGTAAATTGTCATTGTCACACTTGCTCCACGGAGGACACCAGCTGTGAGGCACCCACTAATAACGTCCTGGATGAGGAAAAGAACGTCAAGATCCTTACATTAACAGGCGTCAATTCCGAAACCGTCGATTACTAA
- the LOC132787935 gene encoding kelch-like protein 10 isoform X3 — protein MNRQQNGNHLHGMNEGQLELVPMELMDTDLDGSYQGDELDNSINSNPAQKLSAKSLSPIVSDHALNVLNELREANLLCDAQISVGEQSFNVHRAIMCSCSSYFRAQFTGFNSRSGAGSDESRIVHIPGISASIMNSVIQYAYLRKTNISDDNVHELLICADYVGMVGLVKQCKDYLSRTLSPENCVSIMGFARFRFLEDLYLKARNYTLRYFTDVAARNTDILDMNVKDFYSIISDDELNTREEDYVWKLCVKWIDRDPENRKQHVAHLMTGVRLGLMTPKCFMEEVKEHPYVIQCEAAKPLIVDTFKFMYDLDFLNPQAEELTTPPLAMPRLPHEVIFAIGGWSGGTSKGCIETYDTRADRWVNINAEDPAGPRAYHGTAVLGFKIFSIGGYDGVEYFNTCRVFDAVKKRWNEIAPMHCRRCYVSVAELNGMIYAIGGYDGHNRLNTVERYNPKTNQWSIIPPMNMQRSDASACTLHGRIYATGGFNGQECLDSAEFYDPMTNVWTRIPNMNHRRSGVSCVAFRDQLYVIGGFNGTSRLSTGERFDPETQSWHFIRQMNHSRSNFGLEIIDDMIFAIGGFNGVSTISHTECYVAETDEWMEATDMNIVRSALSANNVAGLPNKRDYIHKERDRLMEERRQRLMATAMAREDVGSTNRSHSLIADHNDDLDGDESANEEDVADVDGEELQLQQQVAALPLPLPLPLPLAAASAASAGPAAGVAAIPSAAIAAAAAAAAAAAAAVDPLSSGPTIAPLGCHRRLYTYRVTQSDFQGRECWDNVSVWSCWGRCDSSEISDWKFPYKRSFHPVCVHAQRQPSVAILKNCHPDATDSIRKYKYMEAVNCHCHTCSTEDTSCEAPTNNVLDEEKNVKILTLTGVNSETVDY, from the exons ATGAATCGACAACAGAACGGAAATCATTTGCATGGCATGAATGAGGGTCAATTGGAGCTTGTGCCCATGGAGTTGATGGACACAGATCTGGATGGCAGCTATCAGGGTGATGAATTGGATAACAGCATTAATAGTAATCCCGCACAGAAGTTATCCGCCAAATCCCTATCACCCATTGTCAGTGATCATGCCCTCAATGTGCTGAACGAGTTACGGGAAGCGAATCTACTGTGCGATGCACAAATCTCGGTCGGGGAGCAATCCTTCAATGTGCACCGTGCCATCATGTGTTCCTGCAGCTCTTACTTTCG CGCACAGTTTACGGGGTTCAATAGCCGATCGGGAGCGGGCAGTGATGAGAGCCGGATAGTGCACATACCGGGTATCAGTGCGTCCATCATGAACTCGGTCATCCAGTATGCATACCTGCGCAAGACCAACATCAGCGACGACAACGTACACGAGCTGCTCATCTGTGCGGATTACGTAGGCATGGTTGGATTGGTCAAGCAATGCAAGGATTACCTCAGTCGCACCCTTAGCCCAGAGAACTGTGTCAGCATCATGGGTTTTGCGCG CTTTCGCTTTCTCGAGGACTTGTATCTGAAGGCGCGCAATTATACGCTGAGATACTTTACGGATGTGGCTGCCCGCAATACGGACATACTGGACATGAATGTGAAGGACTTTTACAGCATCATTAGCGACGATGAGCTGAACACACGTGAAGAGGATTATGTGTGGAAGTTGTGCGTCAAATGGATTGACCGAGATCCAGAAAATCGCAAACAGCATGTGGCGCATCTGATGACGGGCGTGCGCCTTGGTCTGATGACTCCCAAG TGCTTCATGGAGGAGGTCAAGGAGCATCCCTATGTCATTCAATGCGAGGCAGCGAAGCCCCTGATAGTCGACACCTTTAAATTCATGTACGACCTGGACTTTCTCAACCCGCAAGCCGAAGAG CTGACCACACCACCGCTGGCGATGCCACGGCTACCGCATGAGGTCATCTTTGCCATTGGCGGCTGGAGTGGCGGCACCTCCAAGGGCTGCATCGAGACCTACGACACCCGTGCCGATCGCTGGGTCAACATCAATGCGGAGGATCCGGCGGGACCGCGTGCCTATCACGGCACTGCGGTGCTGGGCTTTAAGATCTTCTCGATTGGCGGCTACGATGGTGTCGAGTACTTCAACACCTGTCGCGTCTTCGATGCGGTCAAGAAGCGTTGGAACGAGATTGCTCCCATGCATTGTCGTCGCTGCTATGTCAGCGTCGCAGAGCTTAATGGCATGATCTATGCCATCGGTGGATACGACGGACACAATCGCCTCAATACCGTCGAGCGCTACAATCCCAAGACGAATCAATGGTCCATCATACCGCCCATGAACATGCAGCGATCGGATGCCAGCGCTTGTACGCTCCATGGTCGCATCTATGCGACGGGAGGATTCAATGGTCAGGAGTGCTTGGATAGCGCCGAGTTCTATGATCCCATGACGAATGTCTGGACACGCATACCGAATATGAATCATCGTCGCTCCGGGGTGAGTTGTGTGGCCTTCCGGGATCAGCTGTATGTGATTGGGGGCTTCAATGGCACCTCGCGCCTGTCGACGGGGGAACGCTTCGATCCGGAGACACAATCGTGGCATTTCATACGTCAAATGAATCATTCGCGCAGCAATTTCGGACTCGAGATCATCGATGATATGATCTTTGCCATTGGCGGCTTTAATGGCGTCTCCACCATCTCCCACACCGAATGCTATGTGGCCGAAACGGATGAATGGATGGAGGCCACCGACATGAACATTGTACGCTCCGCGTTGTCGGCCAACAATGTGGCCGGGTTGCCCAACAAACGCGACTACATACACAAGGAGCGAGATCGCTTAATGGAGGAACGACGCCAGCGTTTGATGGCCACGGCAATGGCACGCGAGGATGTGGGCAGCACGAATCGATCTCATTCGCTGATCGCCGATCACAATGATGATCTGGACGGAGATGAGAGTGCCAACGAGGAGGACGTGGCCGATGTGGATGGCGAGGAGCTGCAGTTACAGCAGCAGGTGGCAGCTTtaccactgccactgccacttccactaccattagcagcagcatcagcagcttCAGCAGGCCCAGCAGCAGGAGTAGCCGCCATTCCCtctgctgcaattgcagcagctgcagcagccgccgcagcagcagcggcagctgttGAT CCTTTGTCCAGTGGCCCAACAATTGCGCCACTTGGTTGCCATCGTCGCCTGTACACTTATCGGGTAACTCAATCTGATTTCCAGGGCCGCGAGTGCTGGGACAATGTCAGCGTGTGGAGCTGTTGGGGTCGCTGTGACTCCAGCGAAATCTCCGACTGGAAATTCCCGTATAAGCGGTCTTTCCATCCCGTTTGTGTGCACGCACAACGTCAACCCTCTGTGGCCATTCTGAAGAACTGTCATCCGGATGCGACTGATAGCATACGCAAGTACAAGTACATGGAGGCCGTAAATTGTCATTGTCACACTTGCTCCACGGAGGACACCAGCTGTGAGGCACCCACTAATAACGTCCTGGATGAGGAAAAGAACGTCAAGATCCTTACATTAACAGGCGTCAATTCCGAAACCGTCGATTACTAA
- the LOC132787935 gene encoding kelch-like protein 10 isoform X1: MNRQQNGNHLHGMNEGQLELVPMELMDTDLDGSYQGDELDNSINSNPAQKLSAKSLSPIVSDHALNVLNELREANLLCDAQISVGEQSFNVHRAIMCSCSSYFRAQFTGFNSRSGAGSDESRIVHIPGISASIMNSVIQYAYLRKTNISDDNVHELLICADYVGMVGLVKQCKDYLSRTLSPENCVSIMGFARFRFLEDLYLKARNYTLRYFTDVAARNTDILDMNVKDFYSIISDDELNTREEDYVWKLCVKWIDRDPENRKQHVAHLMTGVRLGLMTPKCFMEEVKEHPYVIQCEAAKPLIVDTFKFMYDLDFLNPQAEELTTPPLAMPRLPHEVIFAIGGWSGGTSKGCIETYDTRADRWVNINAEDPAGPRAYHGTAVLGFKIFSIGGYDGVEYFNTCRVFDAVKKRWNEIAPMHCRRCYVSVAELNGMIYAIGGYDGHNRLNTVERYNPKTNQWSIIPPMNMQRSDASACTLHGRIYATGGFNGQECLDSAEFYDPMTNVWTRIPNMNHRRSGVSCVAFRDQLYVIGGFNGTSRLSTGERFDPETQSWHFIRQMNHSRSNFGLEIIDDMIFAIGGFNGVSTISHTECYVAETDEWMEATDMNIVRSALSANNVAGLPNKRDYIHKERDRLMEERRQRLMATAMAREDVGSTNRSHSLIADHNDDLDGDESANEEDVADVDGEELQLQQQVAALPLPLPLPLPLAAASAASAGPAAGVAAIPSAAIAAAAAAAAAAAAAVDASSAAAVAALPAPPYQSSAGGSCSRQQH; this comes from the exons ATGAATCGACAACAGAACGGAAATCATTTGCATGGCATGAATGAGGGTCAATTGGAGCTTGTGCCCATGGAGTTGATGGACACAGATCTGGATGGCAGCTATCAGGGTGATGAATTGGATAACAGCATTAATAGTAATCCCGCACAGAAGTTATCCGCCAAATCCCTATCACCCATTGTCAGTGATCATGCCCTCAATGTGCTGAACGAGTTACGGGAAGCGAATCTACTGTGCGATGCACAAATCTCGGTCGGGGAGCAATCCTTCAATGTGCACCGTGCCATCATGTGTTCCTGCAGCTCTTACTTTCG CGCACAGTTTACGGGGTTCAATAGCCGATCGGGAGCGGGCAGTGATGAGAGCCGGATAGTGCACATACCGGGTATCAGTGCGTCCATCATGAACTCGGTCATCCAGTATGCATACCTGCGCAAGACCAACATCAGCGACGACAACGTACACGAGCTGCTCATCTGTGCGGATTACGTAGGCATGGTTGGATTGGTCAAGCAATGCAAGGATTACCTCAGTCGCACCCTTAGCCCAGAGAACTGTGTCAGCATCATGGGTTTTGCGCG CTTTCGCTTTCTCGAGGACTTGTATCTGAAGGCGCGCAATTATACGCTGAGATACTTTACGGATGTGGCTGCCCGCAATACGGACATACTGGACATGAATGTGAAGGACTTTTACAGCATCATTAGCGACGATGAGCTGAACACACGTGAAGAGGATTATGTGTGGAAGTTGTGCGTCAAATGGATTGACCGAGATCCAGAAAATCGCAAACAGCATGTGGCGCATCTGATGACGGGCGTGCGCCTTGGTCTGATGACTCCCAAG TGCTTCATGGAGGAGGTCAAGGAGCATCCCTATGTCATTCAATGCGAGGCAGCGAAGCCCCTGATAGTCGACACCTTTAAATTCATGTACGACCTGGACTTTCTCAACCCGCAAGCCGAAGAG CTGACCACACCACCGCTGGCGATGCCACGGCTACCGCATGAGGTCATCTTTGCCATTGGCGGCTGGAGTGGCGGCACCTCCAAGGGCTGCATCGAGACCTACGACACCCGTGCCGATCGCTGGGTCAACATCAATGCGGAGGATCCGGCGGGACCGCGTGCCTATCACGGCACTGCGGTGCTGGGCTTTAAGATCTTCTCGATTGGCGGCTACGATGGTGTCGAGTACTTCAACACCTGTCGCGTCTTCGATGCGGTCAAGAAGCGTTGGAACGAGATTGCTCCCATGCATTGTCGTCGCTGCTATGTCAGCGTCGCAGAGCTTAATGGCATGATCTATGCCATCGGTGGATACGACGGACACAATCGCCTCAATACCGTCGAGCGCTACAATCCCAAGACGAATCAATGGTCCATCATACCGCCCATGAACATGCAGCGATCGGATGCCAGCGCTTGTACGCTCCATGGTCGCATCTATGCGACGGGAGGATTCAATGGTCAGGAGTGCTTGGATAGCGCCGAGTTCTATGATCCCATGACGAATGTCTGGACACGCATACCGAATATGAATCATCGTCGCTCCGGGGTGAGTTGTGTGGCCTTCCGGGATCAGCTGTATGTGATTGGGGGCTTCAATGGCACCTCGCGCCTGTCGACGGGGGAACGCTTCGATCCGGAGACACAATCGTGGCATTTCATACGTCAAATGAATCATTCGCGCAGCAATTTCGGACTCGAGATCATCGATGATATGATCTTTGCCATTGGCGGCTTTAATGGCGTCTCCACCATCTCCCACACCGAATGCTATGTGGCCGAAACGGATGAATGGATGGAGGCCACCGACATGAACATTGTACGCTCCGCGTTGTCGGCCAACAATGTGGCCGGGTTGCCCAACAAACGCGACTACATACACAAGGAGCGAGATCGCTTAATGGAGGAACGACGCCAGCGTTTGATGGCCACGGCAATGGCACGCGAGGATGTGGGCAGCACGAATCGATCTCATTCGCTGATCGCCGATCACAATGATGATCTGGACGGAGATGAGAGTGCCAACGAGGAGGACGTGGCCGATGTGGATGGCGAGGAGCTGCAGTTACAGCAGCAGGTGGCAGCTTtaccactgccactgccacttccactaccattagcagcagcatcagcagcttCAGCAGGCCCAGCAGCAGGAGTAGCCGCCATTCCCtctgctgcaattgcagcagctgcagcagccgccgcagcagcagcggcagctgttGATGCCTCCTCGGCAGCAGCTGTCGCCGCCTTGCCAGCCCCCCCATATCAATCGTCAGCTGGAGGATCGTGCTCTcgacaacaacactaa
- the LOC132788860 gene encoding thyrostimulin alpha-2 subunit: MAIKRSARRDMANSWRRHFDKMWSLSLLPFVLWLLCCSFLASESSMMGQEAWLRPGCHKVGNTRKISIPNCVEFTITTNACRGFCESYAVPSIPSAVSGLFRPPKPVVSVGQCCNMMKSEEIQRRVLCMEGVRNVTFKSAISCSCYHCKKD; this comes from the exons ATGGCAATAAAACGCAGCGCTCGACGGGACATGGCCAACAGTTGGAGACGACACTTCGACAAGATGTGGTCGCTATCGCTATTGCCATTTGTGCTCTGGCTGCTCTGTTGCTCCTTTCTCGCTAGCGAGAGCAGCATGATGGGCCAGGAAGCCTGGCTACGTCCCGGCTGTCACAAAGTGGGCAACACCCGGAAGATTTCCATACCGAATTGTGTGGaatttacaattacaactaATGCTTGTCGCGGCTTCTGTGAATCGTATGCGGTGCCATCGATTCCCTCCGCTGTCTCGGGACTGTTTCGTCCACCCAAGCCGGTGGTATCAGTGGGTCAGTGCTGCAACATGATGAAGTCCGAAGAG ATTCAACGTCGTGTGCTTTGCATGGAGGGAGTGCGCAATGTGACCTTCAAGAGCGCCATTTCCTGCAGCTGCTATCACTGCAAAAAGGATTAG
- the LOC132788835 gene encoding carnitine O-acetyltransferase-like produces the protein MRAAYVSQSIVTNCHRNGRYYSKKNKCHETSRDKLLAKKNTRLVGRIVNYFKTWTEQFEPYPAPVSQSAPDQQIQPEMTQLQVQQAFRKPSSNITVAVCPSEQLEIVPNSLDDVKQCHNTLLAVKMLPKVAITMKQVPCNLLPYPVMPLKQTMALYLLSIRPFFTKEGFIKQQRLAMEFLHNKGYELQQLLEAAGQQEINWLADRWITSNYLRHRGPLTVFSSPCMTFPKQDFRNVIDFTHFTAQAIYGMCEFKYLLEHDLIPVHKMDEYDLDNSQFHNVFGTVRKPQKSSDTLEQCNSDYVIVIHQNNFHKLPVYTADERILNINELRNRLLGIVQGNQAMGPEIGLLTHDTRDNWADAYGALCSQEHNANVVECIEEALFTVSMDEMVQLPSKGQERTLVAKQLLHGGGLNSNSANRWMDKTIQLIVNPNGTAGICMEHAPADPQPVVSIMNYVQSNITNPEYGNDDDIIGLVEQPHQLHFMELDQGIDLWLGAARSSINKISNRLEMEVFKFPCYGKCLIKSQGLSPDSFIQMALQLAFYRLHNELPAQYESAHLRIFKYGRTETIRSTSMKSLAFVTAMTSKNASLKQRLMALRAAVDGHQTQTKLAMRGHAVDRHLFGLMQMARENAMPLPEFFCSLGYLKSTQFRVLSAQIATSHDGFMAFGPHTSEGYGCCYNPRENDIILAISSWNLKPHISALDYAKAIELALADMGQLILEAGGYCAAKAASDCKKEVKE, from the exons ATGCGTGCTGCATATGTTAGCCAAAGTATCGTAACCAAT TGTCATAGAAATGGACGTTATTATAGTAAGAAAAATAAGTGTCATGAAACGTCCCGTGACAAGTTGCTTGCCAAGAAGAATACTCGTCTAGTTGGTCGCATTGTCAATTATTTCAAGACATGGACAGAACAATTCGAGCCATATCCTGCGCCAGTTTCGCAATCAGCTCCAGACCAGCAAATACAGCCAGAGATGACCCAATTACAAGTGCAACAAGCGTTTAGGAAACCTTCTAGCAACATCACAGTCGCCGTCTGTCCCAGCGAACAACTGGAGATTGTTCCCAATTCCCTTGATGATGTCAAGCAATGTCACAACACCTTGCTCGCGGTCAAAATGCTGCCCAAAGTAGCCATCACCATGAAGCAGGTGCCTTGCAATTTACTGCCGTATCCCGTGATGCCGCTCAAGCAGACAATGGCGCTTTACTTGCTTAGCATTCGACCCTTCTTCACGAAGGAAGGCTTTATTAAACAGCAGCGACTGGCCATGGAGTTCCTTCATAACAAAGGCTATGaactgcagcagttgctggAGGCTGCAGGGCAACAGGAGATTAATTGGTTGGCTGACCGTTGGATCACGTCCAATTATCTGCGACATCGTGGACCACTCACAGTCTTCTCGAGTCCTTGCATGACTTTTCCCAAGCAGGATTTTCGCAATGTCATCGATTTTACGCACTTTACGGCTCAAGCTATCTATGGAATGTgcgaatttaaatatttgctggAGCATGATCTTATCCCGGTGCACAAGATGGATGAATACGATCTGGACAACAGTCAGTTTCACAATGTGTTTGGCACGGTGCGAAAGCCACAAAAGTCCTCTGATACGCTTGAGCAATGCAACTCCGACTATGTGATTGTGATACACCAAAATAAT TTCCATAAGTTGCCCGTTTACACGGCTGATgaacgtatacttaatatcaACGAACTGCGCAATCGGCTGCTTGGCATTGTGCAAGGCAATCAAGCGATGGGGCCAGAGATAGGCCTGCTCACCCACGACACGCGCGACAACTGGGCAGATGCATATGGAGCACTGTGCAGCCAAGAGCACAATGCCAATGTGGTGGAGTGCATCGAGGAGGCGCTCTTCACGGTCTCGATGGATGAGATGGTGCAGTTGCCATCCAAGGGACAGGAGCGTACATTAGTCGCTAAGCAGTTGCTGCATGGCGGGGGCcttaacagcaacagcgccAATCGTTGGATGGACAAGACCATACAACTGATTGTGAATCCCAATGGCACGGCCGGGATCTGCATGGAGCATGCGCCGGCTGATCCGCAGCCAGTGGTGAGCATCATGAACTACGTGCAGAGCAATAT CACTAATCCAGAGTACGGCAATGATGACGACATCATTGGATTAGTCGAGCAACCTCATCAACTGCACTTTATGGAGCTGGATCAAGGCATTGATCTCTGGCTGGGTGCGGCAAGAAGCAGCATCAATAAGATCAGCAATCGTCTGGAGATGGAGGTCTTCAAGTTTCCCTGCTACGGCAAGTGTCTGATTAAATCGCAGGGATTATCCCCGGACAGCTTCATCCAGATGGCACTGCAACTAGCTTTCTATCGCCTGCATAATGAGCTGCCGGCACAATACGAGTCCGCGCACTTGCGCATCTTTAAGTACGGACGCACTGAAACCATTCGATCCACTTCCATGAAGTCTCTGGCTTTTGTCACGGCCATGACATCGAAGAACGCCTCGCTGAAGCAACGTTTGATGGCGTTAAGAGCTGCCGTCGATGGCCATCAGACGCAAACCAAGTTGGCAATGCGAGGACACGCCGTGGATCGCCATCTCTTCGGCTTAATGCAGATGGCAAGGGAAAATGCCATGCCGTTGCCCGAATTCTTTTGCTCCCTCGGCTATTTGAAGTCGACGCAATTTCGTGTGCTCAGCGCACAGATTGCGACGTCGCACGATGGCTTCATGGCCTTTGGGCCCCACACCTCGGAGGGTTATGGCTGCTGTTACAATCCTCGCGAGAACGACATCATTTTGGCCATCTCTTCGTGGAATCTCAAGCCGCATATTAGCGCCTTGGACTACGCCAAAGCCATCGAGTTGGCACTGGCCGACATGGGACAATTGATATTGGAAGCTGGCGGATATTGTGCTGCAAAGGCGGCATCTGATTGCAAGAAGGAAGTCAAGGAATGA